GTACTAACAGAAATGGCCCGCGAGCGCAGTCTAACAACACTATCGTGCGCGAAATCTGCTTTCAGAAGGGCTCGAGCCCCAGAGAGTCAGGCGGATATAACATTACGGACCCGAATTGCTGACGTCTATTTAGAACGAGGGGATGCATTCAAAGATTCGAATTTACCTGACAAGGCGTCGGCCAGTTATCATAAAGCGGAGGACTGGGGGCATCCTGATGCGCAGAAGCGCATGGACATTTTGAAAGATTTTTTCCCACGTGAAACGAAGTCTTGGTTGGGCCGCCGCGTAGGACACCTTAGGCAATCCGAGCCTTCCGCTGCTCATATTACTGCTAGTACCAGTACCAGTGCGGAAATAAATACCCTTCCCTTACAATTTTTTCTCAAAAATTCACCCGTACTTGCGCCGGCAGTGAGGGCGCCACTCCCTGAAGTAGATGGCCGCGTTCTCAACATGCAGCACCTAGCGTATTGCCTGGCCGTGTTACCGTGCAATACGTCGGAACAGTTAGCCGAAGAGCCACAAGAGTTTGACCTCAACGCAGACGAGCGGATCTGGTCAGATGGCACCGTAAATACAGAGGAGGCAGATCGGTTATACAGACTTGCTATCGATGCTGTCGACGCGTTTTATGGCGATAGACTTAAAGACGCAGCGACCGTAGCCGAAATCGTAATGTTAGCCCCTGTCCTGAAAAAAGGTATCTTTAGAAAATTGCTCGGTGAGCTCATTGATGGAGTTAGGGAGGGCACGCTGTTAGAGATCGACTTACTTGACGGTATAGCTCAGATGATCCGCAGTGCAGCACCAAATTTCTTAGAAAATGGCGATTTAGTCAGCATCCTAGTAGCCTTAAGTGATCGCCTGAATAAAACGTTTGGTAAAAGTACCGAGGACCTTTATCGCTTGACCTATGTGGTATCTCTCGTGTTAGACGCCATGGCCGATAATAATTTAAAAGGCTTAGACCGCGAGACTCTTCGTGAGCCCCTAATGGCTTATTTAAAAGGTTTAAAAGGTGACGTTGACCCACATTTGATTTATCAAGCCACCTACGCGTGTGAAGCCCTAAAGTATGTCGAGGATAATGAAACCCCGTGTCAATCTGTGATACGCCGCGGGAGGGTGCTCGTCAAAGGAGTCTCAGGCCTGGTAAGCGCAGTCAAAGGCTTTGATTTGGACAAATTCTTAACAAGCTGTGGGGATATTTTAGAAATAGCTGGAGACATTGGTGAAGTATTTGATGCATTTGAGAATGTTTATGGACAGTTTAGAGAATTATATGATAGCAGTCTGGAGTTTGCGGATTGCCTTAAAGAGGGCTTAAAATTTACGCGCAAACGCGCCTGGTATAAAGTGCTGCGTGGAGCGGATGAAATGCTGAAACAGCAGCGATTGACTGAGTTTGAGCAACTGGTGCGGCGGGCGCCTTGTTCCAAGGATAGAGCCTTTCAATGGGGCCTGAGTGAACGATTAGGTCAATTGGCGGCTGATCCCCGTTTGAAAGATGAAACCCGGCAAGGAGCTTTACATTTTCTGAGCGATCTTTATGAAAACGATAAGAAATGGGGAAAGTCGGCGAGTGTTAAGAAACGGATTATTGAGATCATCAGAAAATTGTCTGCTGCTGCTTCCCCAGTGGACAAGGCTGCAAAAGAGCTGTTAGGTCAGTTAGAAAATTCAGATGACGAGGACAGACAAGCTTTCTTTCAAGCGTGTAAAAATGCGCCCCTAAGCCCTTATCCGCTTTTTACCGAGCCATTGCCACCTGTTTTTCCAACTCTGCTTGATCGTGTTCAGCATAAGCCCGAAGTTGAACCTAGTTTACGCATATTGAAAAAAAGGCGCTTGGAAGCGTGGCCGCCGGAGGATAAAGCGCTGTATGTCTCACCCAAAGGCAAGGCCAGTCTTTACGCGACCGATACTTTCGAATTAAAGCCTAAGGTTGACGAATTTCTGGGAAGCAAAAAACAAGTGTTATTGTTGTTAGGTGATTCGGGAGGGGGTAAATCAATCTTTACCCGCTTCCTTGAAACACAGTTATGGGAAAAAGGCGGCGATTGTATTCCTCTATTGATTACATTGCCTGATATTGATAACCCAGTGCATCAGCTGGTCGATAAACATTTGCGTAGAGAAGGTTTCAGCGAGCTGCAGGTTCAAGAATTAAAAGCATATCGCAAATTTGTCTTTATTCTAGATAGCTACGATGAAGGCCAGCAGACTCAAAATCTATATAAGGGCAACAAATTCAATCAGGCGGGACAATGGCAAGGCAAAGTAATCATTAGCTGCCGCACGGGGTATTGGGGAGCCGATGACCGAGCTCGCTTTGAACCGGATGATCCAAAATTGTTAGAGGAAGTGGTGATTGCGCCATTTGCAGAAAAAGAGATTACAGCGTATCGAGAGGCCTATGTGAAAGCCAATCCACTAGGTTGGTCAGTCGCGCACTACAAATACATGCTAGATAATATTCCCAGCTTAAAAGAATTAGTGAGCAATCCTTTTCTGCTGCAGATTGCACTAAAAGTATTGCCGCGTTTAGTGAATCTGGAAAAAGATTTGTCTGATGTCCGCTTAACACGGGTAGCTCTCTATGACCAGTTCGTTGAACAATGGTTTGAGCGTGCGAAACAACGCTTCTTAGATGAAAAAAAATTCTCGGAGCAAGAAAAGAAAGCTTTTGAAGAGTTGCTTGACGAAGGGTTTACTCGGAATGGCATTGCATTTGTAAAGGGGCTAGCTGTTCAGCTTTATGAAAGGCAGGGGGTTAACCCGATCGTTAGGTATGTCCGTTTTGAAGACAAAGGAACGTGGAAAGAAGAGTTTTTCGGCTTAGAAGATGAAAAGCGGCTGCTGCGTGATGCCTGGCCATTAAACCGTAGTGGAGAGCGGCATCAGTTTCTCCATACATCGTTGCTGGAATATTTTGTGGCTCGTGCTGTGTTTGAACCGCAAAATATTGTGGGTCGTTCAGAGATGGTGCCTACACCAAAACCACCCCAGCTTCGCCGAGTCAGCTCTCAGCTTAGCATTGACACTCAAGCGGAGTCAGAAGAGGATTTAGCAGTTGAAACCCCTCTGCATGACTCCCTTTTAACTCGCAAGAATCTGATCAAATACCCATCGATCCTGTATTTTTTAGTCGAGCGAGCGCAGACAGAGCCAAAGTTCCGAGAACAACTCCGCGCTTTGATTGAGCACTCGAAAACTGATTCAGATTTTTGGAAAGGCGCGGTCGAGTCAGGTCAGGAAGCTGCAACCAAAGCAATTAAAAAAGCTGCAGCTAATGCAATCACGATCTTGGTTAAAGCTGGAGTGCAATTTAATGGTGTTGATTTAAAAAAGATTCAAGTGCCGAGAGCGGATCTCGGTTTCGGGGTCTTTGATCGTGCGCAGTTGCAGGGCGCTGATCTTAGGAAAGTTAACTTCCAAGGTGCGTGGTTGCGTGGGGCAAATTTGAGAGGGGCGATTCTGAGAGGGGTTAACTTTGGTGAGCGGCCTAGTTTAGAGGTGCTTAGCGAGGTTAATGACTGTTGTTATTCACGTCATCGGCACAAGTTGGCTATTGGCACGTTCGGTGGTGAGGTTAAGCTCTATCAAACAGATACTTTGGAGCAAATACATACGCCTATGCAGCATGGCCGTACAGTGACGAGTGTAGATTTTTCGCCGCCAGAAGGCCAGTTCCTGGCGTCGGGAAGCCTAGATGGGACGGTGAAGCTGTGGAGCGTGGAACTCGGAATTGGGTTACATACGCTTAGAGGGCACAGTGATGGGGTGTTGAGTGTGAGATTTTCGCCAAACGGTGAGTTTCTAGCGTCGGGGAGTCGTGATAAAACAGTGAGGCTGTCGAGCGTGGAATGCAAAGAAGAGCCGCGCATATTTAACGGACATATTAGTTGGGTGACGAGTGTAGATTTTTCGCCGCCAGAAGGCCAATTCCTGGCGTCGGGGAGTCTGGATAGGACGGTGAAGCT
The Mycoavidus cysteinexigens genome window above contains:
- a CDS encoding NACHT and WD40 repeat domain-containing protein, with amino-acid sequence MSPSLPESVASKLGEFYLIQARDQRRRKNFEVALDLYTRAKEVLTEMARERSLTTLSCAKSAFRRARAPESQADITLRTRIADVYLERGDAFKDSNLPDKASASYHKAEDWGHPDAQKRMDILKDFFPRETKSWLGRRVGHLRQSEPSAAHITASTSTSAEINTLPLQFFLKNSPVLAPAVRAPLPEVDGRVLNMQHLAYCLAVLPCNTSEQLAEEPQEFDLNADERIWSDGTVNTEEADRLYRLAIDAVDAFYGDRLKDAATVAEIVMLAPVLKKGIFRKLLGELIDGVREGTLLEIDLLDGIAQMIRSAAPNFLENGDLVSILVALSDRLNKTFGKSTEDLYRLTYVVSLVLDAMADNNLKGLDRETLREPLMAYLKGLKGDVDPHLIYQATYACEALKYVEDNETPCQSVIRRGRVLVKGVSGLVSAVKGFDLDKFLTSCGDILEIAGDIGEVFDAFENVYGQFRELYDSSLEFADCLKEGLKFTRKRAWYKVLRGADEMLKQQRLTEFEQLVRRAPCSKDRAFQWGLSERLGQLAADPRLKDETRQGALHFLSDLYENDKKWGKSASVKKRIIEIIRKLSAAASPVDKAAKELLGQLENSDDEDRQAFFQACKNAPLSPYPLFTEPLPPVFPTLLDRVQHKPEVEPSLRILKKRRLEAWPPEDKALYVSPKGKASLYATDTFELKPKVDEFLGSKKQVLLLLGDSGGGKSIFTRFLETQLWEKGGDCIPLLITLPDIDNPVHQLVDKHLRREGFSELQVQELKAYRKFVFILDSYDEGQQTQNLYKGNKFNQAGQWQGKVIISCRTGYWGADDRARFEPDDPKLLEEVVIAPFAEKEITAYREAYVKANPLGWSVAHYKYMLDNIPSLKELVSNPFLLQIALKVLPRLVNLEKDLSDVRLTRVALYDQFVEQWFERAKQRFLDEKKFSEQEKKAFEELLDEGFTRNGIAFVKGLAVQLYERQGVNPIVRYVRFEDKGTWKEEFFGLEDEKRLLRDAWPLNRSGERHQFLHTSLLEYFVARAVFEPQNIVGRSEMVPTPKPPQLRRVSSQLSIDTQAESEEDLAVETPLHDSLLTRKNLIKYPSILYFLVERAQTEPKFREQLRALIEHSKTDSDFWKGAVESGQEAATKAIKKAAANAITILVKAGVQFNGVDLKKIQVPRADLGFGVFDRAQLQGADLRKVNFQGAWLRGANLRGAILRGVNFGERPSLEVLSEVNDCCYSRHRHKLAIGTFGGEVKLYQTDTLEQIHTPMQHGRTVTSVDFSPPEGQFLASGSLDGTVKLWSVELGIGLHTLRGHSDGVLSVRFSPNGEFLASGSRDKTVRLSSVECKEEPRIFNGHISWVTSVDFSPPEGQFLASGSLDRTVKLWKYRDEGETAWRTLVGHSDGVLSVKFSPNGEFLASGSRDKTVRLWSVEREEEPRTFKGHGRWVNSVNFSPKGGLLASGSGDGTVKLWSVESGEVLHTLEGHSGWVKSVDFSTDGEFLASGSDDKTVRLWSVYGGEALHTLEGHSGRVKSVNFWAPNGELLASGSTDETVKLWRVENREVLHTLKGHSNEVLSVNFSADGEFLVSGCRDKTLELWKVKSGERLRKIDDGHSDKVSSVNFSLPEGNNTLASGSRDGTVKLWNVGSQNELRTLKGHSWAVTSVSFSPPNGELLAAGGWDGSVKLWDVETGEVLPYMFEGHSDEVTSVDFSPPEGQFLASGSMDGTVKLWSVEHGIGLRTLRGHRDGVLSVRFSPDGGLIASGSRDKTVRLWRVESGEALRTFKGFVGRIDSIVWQESHDRGIKMLVAGGRGRAVHIWKIKPIISIDNDREVSLHWVSSQNELTLTDMFIQGAQSLSLMNKSLLRERGARGNPAETSGERGSGTSDW